A portion of the Pedobacter cryoconitis genome contains these proteins:
- a CDS encoding TonB-dependent receptor, whose product MIKTLHKIVFIAFFLMISSQLFAQVLKGKVTDSAGLAIPGATLQVTGLKLGTSTDSNGKYAIKFPKNGAYKLRISFTGYQNTEAAVQIDSSSKTTDFVLMDTKTLLQNVVVIGSRSSVPRTNIESVVPVDLITTKDVKTFAQVDLTQILNYVAPSFSSNRQTVADGTDHIDPASLRGLGPDQVLVLVNGKRRHTTALVNINGTFGRGSVGTDLNSIPVAAIERIEVLRDGAAAQYGSDAIAGVINIVLKKITPYSFSTSFGQSDSKALGRDFSDGRTFQADFSKGWAFNNDKGFINFAGQYIKRDYTNRGGLDTRPLLYSAAPAKGALETEAAFETRYAGLKAADDARAAANGLDRNNMRVGNSDSKNGGFFLNGQYNFTKSSNLYFAAGYTHKTGNAAGFFRLPTQTTQIDLTLFPNGFLPFIATKINDLSFSVGSKGKIGTWDYDISNTSGENNIKFNINNTVNASLPLGTSPTSFYAGELLFRQNTSNLDLNKKHEFDGGFITSLNTAFGGEFRIDNYQIKPGEELSYSFGQPSAGIPGRLVGTSFTAAGAQVFPGFKPGNAIDKSRNNVSAYADFEAEFGPRVLLEAAGRYEKYSDFGSNFSYKFTGKVKLFGDISLRGAYATGFRAPSLHQRYFNNESTQFVAGNPTQVLTVNNDNPIVSQFGVGSLKPEISRSGSLGLAGKIAKTFTFTIDAYNIDIKDRIVFSSQYARERTSAGALIPTGVVNQILNTVDPNAQVNSVQFFTNAITTNTAGLDVVLTNKFYLGSKSNLLLSIAGNLNKTVVRSINGGDKIESDPTLKAKLFDRLERSRYESSVPKNKLNITANLTIDKLSFVARTVRFGEVTYLNAIDPNIPSNNLPVQLDQTFTPKWVTDFSVSYAANKTLTLTIGANNIFDVYPDKLYINPRNNANNLSGIPTENYTGNLDNTSNGRFLYPRAISQFGYSGRYVYAKIGCTF is encoded by the coding sequence ATGATAAAAACCTTACACAAGATCGTTTTCATCGCCTTTTTTCTGATGATTTCGAGCCAGCTATTCGCCCAGGTACTCAAGGGCAAAGTCACTGATTCTGCAGGACTCGCAATTCCAGGCGCAACATTACAGGTGACCGGCCTTAAATTGGGGACTTCCACAGATTCTAATGGAAAATATGCCATTAAGTTTCCAAAAAATGGTGCTTACAAACTCCGTATATCTTTTACAGGATATCAGAACACAGAAGCGGCAGTTCAAATAGACAGCAGTTCAAAAACCACAGATTTTGTTTTAATGGACACTAAAACATTATTGCAGAATGTTGTTGTAATTGGTTCCAGATCTTCAGTACCCAGAACAAACATCGAAAGTGTAGTTCCCGTAGATTTAATTACGACCAAGGATGTGAAAACATTTGCACAGGTAGATCTGACCCAGATTTTAAATTACGTAGCTCCTTCATTTAGTTCTAACAGACAAACTGTTGCCGACGGAACAGACCATATTGACCCAGCTTCACTGCGCGGATTAGGCCCTGACCAAGTACTCGTTTTAGTGAATGGAAAACGCAGGCATACTACAGCGCTGGTTAATATCAATGGTACATTTGGCCGTGGCTCTGTAGGTACCGATTTAAACTCAATCCCTGTTGCAGCTATTGAACGGATAGAAGTTTTGCGCGATGGTGCAGCAGCTCAATACGGTTCTGACGCTATTGCAGGCGTTATCAATATTGTACTGAAAAAGATAACCCCTTATAGTTTCTCTACTTCTTTCGGCCAATCTGACTCTAAGGCCTTAGGACGCGATTTTAGCGACGGACGTACTTTTCAAGCCGACTTCAGCAAAGGATGGGCATTTAACAATGACAAGGGTTTTATCAATTTTGCAGGCCAGTATATCAAGCGCGACTATACAAACCGGGGCGGTTTAGATACCCGTCCGCTTTTATACTCAGCAGCACCGGCAAAGGGTGCACTGGAAACTGAAGCCGCGTTTGAAACCAGATATGCAGGTCTGAAAGCTGCAGATGATGCAAGAGCAGCTGCCAATGGACTGGATAGAAATAATATGCGCGTAGGAAACTCTGATTCAAAAAACGGAGGCTTCTTCTTAAACGGACAATATAATTTCACTAAAAGCTCCAACCTTTACTTTGCAGCCGGATACACCCATAAAACAGGGAACGCTGCTGGATTTTTCCGTTTACCGACCCAGACTACACAGATTGACCTGACTTTATTTCCAAATGGATTTCTTCCTTTTATAGCCACAAAAATTAATGATCTTTCTTTCTCTGTCGGCTCAAAAGGTAAAATCGGAACATGGGATTATGATATCAGTAATACCAGTGGGGAAAATAATATTAAATTCAATATCAACAATACGGTTAATGCTTCCCTCCCGCTGGGCACAAGTCCAACTTCATTTTACGCAGGGGAATTATTGTTCAGACAAAACACCAGCAATCTGGACCTGAATAAAAAACATGAGTTTGATGGCGGCTTTATTACTTCCTTAAACACAGCATTTGGTGGAGAATTCAGAATAGATAATTATCAGATCAAACCAGGCGAAGAACTTTCTTATTCTTTCGGCCAGCCATCGGCGGGTATTCCGGGAAGATTAGTGGGCACTTCATTTACAGCTGCAGGCGCACAGGTATTTCCTGGTTTTAAGCCCGGTAACGCAATTGATAAATCAAGAAATAACGTCAGTGCTTATGCTGATTTTGAAGCCGAATTTGGTCCAAGAGTCTTATTAGAAGCCGCAGGACGCTATGAAAAATACAGTGATTTCGGTTCTAACTTTTCTTATAAATTCACGGGTAAAGTAAAATTATTTGGCGACATCTCTTTACGCGGTGCATACGCCACAGGTTTCAGAGCCCCTTCTCTACATCAGCGCTATTTCAACAACGAGAGTACACAGTTTGTTGCAGGAAATCCAACGCAAGTTTTAACAGTTAACAATGACAATCCTATTGTTTCTCAGTTTGGTGTTGGTTCTTTAAAACCCGAAATTTCCAGATCAGGAAGTTTGGGTTTAGCAGGAAAAATAGCTAAAACTTTTACTTTCACAATCGACGCCTATAATATTGATATTAAAGACCGTATTGTTTTCTCTAGTCAATATGCGCGCGAAAGAACAAGTGCAGGCGCATTGATTCCAACAGGTGTAGTCAACCAGATTTTAAATACAGTTGATCCGAATGCGCAAGTGAACAGCGTACAGTTTTTCACCAATGCCATTACCACAAATACAGCTGGACTGGATGTAGTACTGACTAATAAATTTTATTTAGGCAGTAAAAGCAATTTATTACTAAGCATTGCAGGAAACTTAAATAAAACTGTTGTGAGAAGCATTAATGGAGGGGATAAAATAGAAAGCGATCCGACACTAAAGGCTAAATTATTTGACCGTTTAGAACGTTCACGCTATGAAAGTTCAGTTCCTAAAAACAAACTGAACATTACGGCTAACCTGACTATTGACAAGTTAAGCTTTGTAGCAAGAACTGTTCGTTTCGGAGAAGTTACCTATTTGAATGCGATTGACCCAAACATTCCATCGAATAATCTGCCAGTACAACTGGATCAGACATTTACACCAAAATGGGTTACCGATTTCTCCGTAAGTTATGCAGCAAACAAAACTTTAACATTAACTATTGGTGCGAATAACATTTTTGATGTATATCCTGATAAGCTATATATCAATCCAAGAAATAATGCCAATAATTTAAGCGGTATTCCTACCGAAAATTATACTGGAAACCTTGATAATACTTCAAACGGAAGGTTCCTATATCCAAGAGCAATCAGCCAGTTTGGATACAGTGGTCGTTATGTATATGCAAAAATTGGCTGTACATTCTAA
- a CDS encoding HAD family hydrolase, with protein MNKETAVIFDMDGVICHTNPYHSLAFREFFSARNLNPTDEDFAHHMFGKSNSYILSHFLGRPIIGEELLLLEEEKESLFRKIYAPHIQPIDGILEFITDLQHHGVKLGVATSAPAANLDLILSEVPIREKLGSILASEDVKKHKPDPEVYLTSARNLGVTPEQCLVFEDSYSGISAALNAGMRVVGVLTSHTIEELPKCNLYIDNYKDLSFDKIKSLLFNPDDL; from the coding sequence ATGAATAAAGAAACTGCAGTCATCTTTGATATGGACGGGGTAATATGCCATACCAATCCATACCACTCTCTGGCTTTTCGGGAATTTTTCTCGGCACGCAACCTTAACCCTACAGATGAAGACTTTGCTCACCACATGTTTGGAAAAAGCAATAGCTACATCTTATCTCATTTTTTAGGCAGGCCGATTATTGGCGAAGAATTATTGCTGCTGGAAGAGGAAAAGGAAAGTCTTTTCCGGAAAATCTATGCACCACATATCCAGCCTATTGATGGCATCCTTGAATTTATTACTGATTTACAGCATCATGGTGTTAAACTTGGAGTAGCGACCTCTGCACCTGCCGCCAACCTGGACCTGATTTTAAGCGAAGTGCCTATCCGTGAAAAACTAGGCTCTATCCTGGCTAGTGAAGATGTGAAAAAGCATAAACCAGATCCTGAAGTATACCTGACATCTGCCAGGAACCTGGGGGTTACGCCCGAACAGTGCCTTGTTTTTGAAGATTCCTATTCGGGCATTTCAGCTGCATTAAATGCAGGAATGCGCGTAGTTGGCGTACTCACTTCTCATACTATAGAAGAATTACCAAAATGCAATTTATACATAGACAACTATAAGGATTTGTCATTTGACAAAATCAAATCTTTGCTTTTCAATCCCGATGACTTGTAG
- a CDS encoding Lrp/AsnC family transcriptional regulator yields the protein MIIENNINLDHIDLSILRLMQDNSRISNVHLAKELEMAPSAVLERVKKLEQKKVIVQYTTRINPAAVGLKLLAFISMKASHSLGCTTTAIELAKIEEVQEVHIIAGEDCYLVKVRTADSASLMELMRNSFSKITTIVSIRTTIVLETVKEQQQLVIPENKKIS from the coding sequence ATGATAATCGAAAACAACATCAATTTAGATCATATCGATCTTTCGATATTAAGGCTAATGCAGGATAATTCAAGAATTTCTAATGTCCACCTGGCAAAGGAGCTTGAGATGGCGCCCTCTGCTGTTTTGGAAAGAGTAAAGAAACTAGAGCAAAAGAAAGTAATCGTCCAATACACAACCAGAATTAATCCTGCAGCGGTAGGACTGAAACTATTAGCTTTTATCTCAATGAAAGCATCTCACAGTCTGGGCTGTACCACTACAGCAATTGAACTGGCTAAAATTGAGGAAGTCCAGGAAGTGCATATCATTGCAGGTGAAGACTGTTATCTAGTGAAAGTCAGAACCGCAGACTCGGCTTCTTTAATGGAATTGATGCGAAACTCCTTTAGTAAAATCACTACCATAGTATCTATCCGTACTACTATCGTATTGGAGACCGTAAAAGAACAACAACAATTAGTCATTCCTGAAAACAAAAAAATATCATGA